A portion of the Halopelagius inordinatus genome contains these proteins:
- a CDS encoding methyl-accepting chemotaxis protein — protein MSDDRSRGVVARALGSVERLLPNVIRRRYAAKFGLVLLIIVVLIAAAGAFIHLDTKSLVERQTESQIRGVADTEARAVGEWVSKKRSTASLLAGSLSERAANASTAERERWLEQKLIEMPSDVRAIHYVDATTGTVAASTTDSLGGTGLSGHDAPWASDAGSYLGASGTTVSSPYSLDDEPVVAFVAPVAGQDGFVVLTTSLRERSHGFKSSIATGDTKVVDGEGTILMDGRNRNLLDTYAPIDDGEVTAIEAGLAGDSGYRLVGARTGMESGEYAMAYSPVVGTDWVLTYHVPKQRAFALQSQVTNNLALLVVLALAALLLVGATLGRGTAKSLSTIATSADAIADGDLDVDVPESHRIDEMGRLYASFDSMSDYLNTVAGQTEALAEKNFDDPVLDEEVPGTFGDSLARTQSELEGLITELERKAAEFGDVMAAASDGDLTRRMSVDGNNESMNGVARSFNEMMIELEGTIAEVSEFAETVAAASQQVTASAQEIERASQEVSESTQMMAEGAHEQQQHLEQTATETSNLSATIEEVASSASELSDTADNTEEASDEGRKAAETALDTMSDIERQTVETVEHIEDLEADMSRIGDIVELITKIAEQTNILALNASIEAARAGEAGEGFSVVADEVKDLAEETKESAQEIEETIDTVQEKSSEALEEVHGAREAVDEGVEAVEHAHSSLGHIVTNVEETTEGVAEISRTTDEQAASTEEVASMMDRVTDLSDEAADRAENVAAAAQQQSASLSEVSDGTEQLASQSEDLMSLVSQFTVSREAATSTELGEGSADLTSDSADATRTPTVTDGGE, from the coding sequence ATGAGTGACGACCGCTCTCGGGGCGTCGTCGCCCGCGCTCTCGGTTCGGTCGAACGCCTCCTCCCGAACGTGATTCGGAGACGGTACGCCGCGAAGTTCGGGCTCGTGCTCTTGATTATCGTGGTGCTCATCGCCGCGGCGGGGGCGTTCATCCACCTCGACACGAAGTCGCTCGTCGAACGGCAGACCGAATCGCAGATTCGCGGCGTCGCGGACACCGAAGCCCGCGCCGTCGGCGAGTGGGTCTCGAAGAAGCGCTCTACGGCCTCTCTTCTCGCGGGGTCGCTCTCCGAACGCGCCGCGAACGCCTCGACCGCGGAGAGAGAGCGCTGGCTCGAACAGAAACTCATCGAGATGCCGAGCGACGTGCGGGCGATTCACTACGTGGACGCCACCACCGGAACTGTCGCCGCCAGCACGACGGACAGTCTCGGCGGAACCGGACTCTCCGGACACGACGCCCCGTGGGCGTCCGACGCCGGGTCGTATCTCGGAGCCTCCGGCACCACGGTGTCGAGTCCGTACTCGCTCGACGACGAACCGGTCGTCGCCTTCGTCGCTCCCGTGGCGGGGCAAGACGGGTTCGTCGTCCTGACCACGTCGCTTCGGGAGCGTTCCCACGGGTTCAAATCGTCTATCGCTACGGGCGACACCAAAGTCGTCGACGGCGAGGGCACCATCCTGATGGACGGCCGCAACCGGAACCTGCTCGATACGTACGCACCCATCGACGACGGCGAAGTGACCGCAATCGAGGCGGGTCTGGCGGGCGACAGCGGCTACCGTCTCGTCGGCGCGCGCACCGGGATGGAGTCCGGAGAGTACGCTATGGCGTACTCTCCTGTCGTCGGCACCGACTGGGTGCTGACCTACCACGTCCCGAAACAGCGCGCGTTCGCGCTCCAGTCGCAGGTGACGAACAACCTCGCTCTCCTCGTCGTGTTAGCGCTCGCCGCGCTTCTCCTCGTGGGGGCGACGCTCGGACGGGGAACCGCGAAGTCGCTCTCGACTATCGCAACCAGCGCGGACGCGATTGCGGACGGTGACCTGGACGTGGACGTCCCCGAGTCACACCGCATCGACGAGATGGGGCGTCTCTACGCCTCGTTCGACTCGATGAGCGACTACCTGAACACCGTCGCCGGACAGACCGAAGCGCTCGCCGAGAAGAACTTCGACGACCCCGTCTTAGACGAGGAGGTTCCGGGCACGTTCGGCGACTCGCTGGCCCGCACTCAGAGCGAACTCGAAGGCCTCATCACGGAACTCGAACGGAAGGCTGCGGAGTTCGGCGACGTGATGGCGGCGGCGTCCGACGGCGACCTGACCCGTCGGATGTCCGTCGACGGGAACAACGAGTCGATGAACGGCGTCGCGCGCTCGTTCAACGAGATGATGATCGAACTCGAAGGCACCATCGCGGAGGTGTCCGAGTTCGCGGAGACGGTCGCCGCCGCGAGCCAACAGGTGACCGCAAGCGCCCAAGAGATAGAGCGCGCCAGCCAAGAGGTGAGCGAATCGACGCAGATGATGGCCGAGGGCGCTCACGAGCAACAACAGCATCTCGAACAGACCGCCACGGAGACGAGCAACCTCTCTGCGACTATCGAGGAAGTCGCGTCGTCGGCGTCGGAACTGTCCGACACGGCGGACAACACCGAGGAGGCCAGCGACGAGGGCCGCAAAGCGGCCGAGACGGCTCTCGACACGATGTCCGACATCGAGCGACAGACCGTCGAGACGGTCGAACACATAGAGGACCTCGAAGCGGACATGAGCCGCATCGGCGACATCGTCGAACTCATCACGAAGATCGCAGAGCAGACGAACATCCTCGCGTTGAACGCGAGCATCGAAGCCGCGCGGGCGGGCGAGGCGGGCGAGGGCTTCTCGGTCGTCGCGGACGAGGTCAAAGACCTCGCCGAGGAGACCAAAGAGTCCGCCCAAGAGATAGAAGAGACCATAGACACGGTCCAAGAGAAATCCTCCGAGGCCTTAGAGGAGGTCCACGGCGCGCGAGAGGCCGTAGACGAGGGCGTCGAGGCGGTCGAACACGCCCACTCGTCTCTGGGCCACATCGTGACGAACGTCGAAGAGACGACGGAGGGCGTCGCGGAGATAAGCCGCACGACCGACGAACAGGCGGCCTCCACCGAGGAAGTCGCCTCGATGATGGACCGCGTGACCGACCTCAGCGACGAGGCGGCCGACCGCGCCGAGAACGTCGCCGCCGCCGCCCAACAGCAGTCGGCGTCGCTCTCGGAGGTGTCCGACGGGACGGAGCAACTCGCCTCCCAATCGGAGGACCTCATGTCTCTCGTCTCGCAGTTCACCGTGAGTCGCGAGGCGGCGACGAGCACGGAGTTAGGCGAGGGGTCGGCCGACCTCACCTCCGACTCCGCGGACGCGACCCGGACGCCGACCGTAACCGACGGCGGGGAGTAA
- a CDS encoding CPBP family intramembrane glutamic endopeptidase: MTIHAPTDESAGPGGTDAERWSYLRRAGALFGLGLVGVASLGATVALTGALPAVPGFSTLAVLLLSLLTPTALLLVGVLVGTRAAPRVGIRSLVVERVADGTPVLPELGDVAARAIGAGAAVGLLLASLDVVFAPLGATPAVAQGRPTLLEVLASIPVRFLYGGITEELILRWGVLSAVAWVGWRATGGVRRPGPTVMWPAIGITALLFGLGHLPAISGVGSLTMSAVARTVLLNALGGVVYGWFAWRYHLEAAMLAHVGTHIVFVTLSILVVALS; this comes from the coding sequence ATGACGATTCACGCCCCCACGGACGAGTCCGCCGGGCCCGGCGGCACGGACGCCGAACGGTGGTCGTATCTGCGACGCGCGGGCGCACTTTTCGGGTTGGGTCTCGTCGGCGTCGCGTCGCTCGGCGCGACTGTCGCGCTGACGGGTGCTCTCCCTGCCGTCCCCGGATTTTCGACGCTCGCGGTGCTTTTGCTCTCGCTCCTGACGCCGACTGCGCTCCTCCTCGTCGGCGTTCTCGTGGGCACGCGGGCGGCCCCTCGGGTCGGGATTCGCTCGCTCGTCGTCGAACGAGTCGCCGACGGAACGCCGGTGCTCCCGGAACTCGGCGACGTCGCCGCCCGTGCCATCGGCGCGGGCGCGGCCGTCGGCCTCCTCCTCGCGTCGTTGGACGTCGTCTTCGCTCCCCTCGGCGCGACGCCCGCGGTGGCGCAGGGGCGTCCGACCCTCCTCGAAGTTCTCGCGTCGATTCCGGTCCGGTTTCTCTACGGCGGTATCACGGAGGAACTCATCCTCCGGTGGGGCGTGTTGTCCGCCGTCGCGTGGGTGGGGTGGCGCGCCACCGGCGGCGTTCGCAGGCCCGGACCGACGGTGATGTGGCCCGCAATCGGCATCACCGCCCTGCTCTTCGGCCTCGGGCATCTGCCCGCGATTTCGGGCGTCGGGTCGCTGACGATGTCCGCCGTCGCCCGGACGGTACTCTTGAACGCGCTGGGCGGCGTCGTCTACGGCTGGTTCGCGTGGCGATATCACCTCGAAGCCGCCATGCTCGCGCACGTCGGCACCCACATCGTCTTCGTCACGCTGTCGATACTTGTCGTCGCTCTCTCGTGA
- a CDS encoding methyl-accepting chemotaxis protein: MPDSLLSRLAAALPFGGERTRADGGVATGDARTVTGVARSLPPARLLDGVGSPVFVLDADGRVVAWNCPIEELTGVAAEEALGSEHASEAFYPDGRRAQTLADKVLEAPRDAEAQFGVDPVEGTVAFEDSSTMTTADGVERHIRFVAHPIFDGDELVAVMETVHDRTDTVARDNASLALVHELLETIGSLADGDLSARVDYEDERGVLDDDVLAIVPEFNSMASRFERLADEVDEKAARLGEAIERAANAATRIESQVNEQSTLLDKGADEMQDLSASMEEIAATSDEVATAAEQARTAAEHGREAGESVRTATDNVISISDDLLESVTELQERMGAIEEVVEVIAEVADRTNLLALNANIEAARAGEAGEGFSVVADEVKQLANQTHTHTEEIAESIEEIQEQADVTVDASEQSHEQVQVASGEIEDVLGSLEEIADAADAAANGVAEVARATDSQASNIEGVTTTIQSAQTHANDTEEASAEITGATADQTMALDELTERVARLYGNGEAESAEFDVDVDLDGPDAADADGSAVETRSDGGHAPEDGDASQPKSDGGFDFDA; encoded by the coding sequence ATGCCAGACTCGTTGCTCTCTCGACTCGCCGCGGCACTGCCGTTCGGCGGCGAGCGAACCCGGGCGGATGGTGGTGTGGCCACCGGTGACGCACGGACCGTGACGGGAGTTGCGCGTTCGCTCCCGCCGGCACGACTGCTCGACGGCGTGGGTTCGCCGGTGTTCGTCCTCGACGCGGACGGCCGAGTCGTCGCGTGGAACTGTCCCATCGAGGAACTGACGGGCGTCGCCGCCGAAGAGGCTCTCGGCTCCGAACACGCCAGCGAGGCGTTCTACCCCGACGGCCGCAGAGCGCAGACGCTCGCCGACAAGGTACTCGAAGCGCCGCGCGACGCCGAGGCCCAGTTCGGCGTCGACCCGGTCGAGGGGACGGTCGCCTTCGAGGACTCGAGTACGATGACCACCGCCGACGGCGTCGAACGCCACATCCGGTTCGTCGCCCATCCGATATTCGACGGCGACGAACTCGTCGCGGTGATGGAGACGGTTCACGACCGGACCGACACCGTCGCGCGCGACAACGCCTCTCTCGCTCTCGTCCACGAACTGCTCGAAACCATCGGCTCTCTCGCCGACGGTGACCTCTCGGCGCGCGTCGACTACGAGGACGAACGCGGCGTCCTCGACGACGACGTTCTCGCAATCGTCCCCGAGTTCAACTCGATGGCGTCGCGGTTCGAACGACTCGCAGACGAGGTAGACGAGAAGGCCGCACGCCTCGGCGAGGCGATAGAACGCGCCGCAAACGCCGCGACGCGCATCGAGTCGCAGGTGAACGAACAGAGTACGCTCCTCGACAAGGGAGCAGACGAGATGCAGGACCTCTCTGCGAGCATGGAAGAGATTGCGGCCACGTCCGACGAAGTCGCCACCGCGGCCGAACAGGCTCGGACCGCCGCAGAACACGGCCGCGAGGCGGGCGAGTCCGTCCGGACGGCGACGGACAACGTCATCTCCATCTCCGACGACCTACTGGAGAGCGTCACCGAACTCCAAGAGCGGATGGGCGCGATAGAGGAAGTCGTCGAGGTCATCGCGGAAGTCGCAGACCGGACGAACCTGCTCGCTCTCAACGCCAACATCGAGGCCGCGCGCGCGGGCGAGGCCGGCGAGGGGTTCTCCGTCGTCGCGGACGAGGTAAAACAACTCGCGAACCAGACGCACACGCACACAGAGGAGATAGCAGAGAGCATAGAAGAGATACAGGAACAGGCCGACGTGACCGTGGACGCCTCCGAGCAGTCTCACGAACAGGTGCAGGTCGCCTCCGGCGAGATAGAGGACGTACTCGGGTCGCTCGAAGAGATAGCCGACGCGGCCGACGCCGCCGCGAACGGCGTCGCCGAAGTCGCGCGCGCGACGGACAGCCAAGCCTCGAACATCGAGGGCGTCACGACGACCATCCAGTCGGCGCAGACGCACGCCAACGACACCGAAGAGGCGTCCGCCGAAATCACGGGCGCGACGGCCGACCAGACGATGGCCCTCGACGAACTGACCGAACGGGTCGCTCGCCTCTACGGCAACGGCGAGGCGGAGTCGGCGGAGTTCGACGTCGACGTCGACTTAGACGGTCCGGACGCCGCCGACGCCGACGGGTCGGCGGTCGAAACCCGCTCGGACGGGGGCCACGCGCCGGAAGACGGGGACGCGTCCCAGCCGAAATCCGACGGCGGGTTCGACTTCGACGCGTAG
- the ubaA gene encoding SAMP-activating enzyme E1, which yields MPLSLDSTQLDRYSRHIIMDEVGPEGQKRLLDARVLVVGAGGLGSPAVEYLAGAGVGTLGVVDDDVVERSNLQRQVIHGDGDVGRPKVESAADFVARLNPDVTVETYETRLDKSNVEDVVSGYDVVVDASDNFPTRYLLNDFCRLREIPIAHGAIYKFEGQVTTLASDGPCYRCLFPEAPEPGTVPDCATTGVLGVLPGTVGCLQATEAVKLVLGVGEPLVGRLLFYDAMDTTFETVPYRKNPDCPVCGDDPIESVEEVEYADGCTVGPAASE from the coding sequence ATGCCCCTCTCTTTGGACTCGACTCAGTTGGACAGATACTCCCGGCACATCATCATGGACGAAGTCGGCCCGGAGGGTCAAAAGCGACTTCTCGACGCGCGCGTCCTCGTCGTCGGGGCGGGCGGACTCGGGTCGCCCGCCGTCGAGTATCTCGCAGGCGCGGGCGTCGGCACCCTCGGCGTCGTGGACGACGACGTGGTCGAACGGAGCAACCTCCAGCGACAGGTCATCCACGGCGACGGCGACGTGGGCAGGCCGAAAGTCGAGAGCGCCGCCGACTTCGTCGCGAGACTCAACCCCGACGTGACCGTCGAGACGTACGAGACGCGACTCGACAAATCGAACGTCGAAGACGTCGTCTCGGGCTACGACGTGGTGGTGGACGCCTCCGACAACTTCCCGACGCGCTATCTCCTCAACGACTTCTGTCGTCTCAGAGAGATTCCCATCGCCCACGGGGCGATATACAAGTTCGAGGGGCAGGTGACGACGCTCGCCTCCGACGGCCCGTGTTACCGGTGTCTGTTCCCCGAAGCGCCCGAACCGGGAACAGTTCCCGACTGCGCGACGACGGGCGTCCTCGGCGTCCTCCCCGGAACCGTCGGCTGTCTCCAAGCGACGGAGGCCGTCAAACTCGTCCTCGGCGTGGGCGAACCCCTCGTCGGGCGTCTCCTCTTTTACGACGCGATGGACACGACGTTCGAGACGGTTCCGTACCGAAAGAACCCGGACTGCCCCGTCTGCGGTGACGACCCGATAGAGTCCGTCGAAGAGGTGGAGTACGCGGACGGCTGTACGGTGGGTCCCGCCGCGTCGGAGTGA
- a CDS encoding formate/nitrite transporter family protein → MSSGDPRRDDGDRDTFDRARSGAPAAGGAVRDRFSTDEIFQRVVATADEEVGASTSRLYLSGLAAGFAITLTFFFYASMTAATEGLPGFLAALLYPVGFVYIVIGRYQLYTENTLTPVTLALTRVTSIPSVLRVWGAVLAGNLTGGAVGAFVLANTGVFSPAAATAAVGIGVKGIETAWWDLVIKGVFAGWLVAGMVWLEHAVRDSISRVVLVYIVIFTIPATGLNHIVVSFTDTVYLFFAGEARLLAALVEFPLPVLVGNTLGGVVLVTLLNFGQTEHRFPTAEERRRLAPREWLFERHTGRVEDAD, encoded by the coding sequence ATGAGTTCGGGAGACCCGCGACGCGACGACGGCGACAGAGATACGTTCGACCGGGCACGAAGCGGTGCCCCCGCGGCGGGCGGGGCCGTCAGAGACCGGTTCTCGACCGACGAGATATTCCAACGCGTGGTCGCCACCGCCGACGAGGAAGTCGGCGCGTCGACGTCGAGACTCTACCTCAGCGGTCTCGCCGCGGGGTTCGCCATCACGCTGACGTTCTTCTTCTACGCGTCGATGACGGCAGCAACGGAGGGTCTCCCCGGATTTCTCGCGGCGCTTCTCTACCCGGTCGGGTTCGTCTACATCGTCATCGGGCGGTATCAACTCTACACGGAGAACACGCTCACGCCCGTCACGCTGGCTCTGACCCGCGTCACGAGCATCCCGTCCGTTCTCCGCGTCTGGGGCGCGGTCCTCGCGGGGAACCTCACCGGCGGGGCCGTCGGCGCGTTCGTGTTGGCCAACACGGGCGTGTTCTCGCCGGCCGCCGCCACCGCGGCGGTCGGAATCGGCGTCAAAGGCATCGAGACGGCGTGGTGGGACCTCGTAATCAAGGGGGTGTTCGCGGGATGGTTGGTCGCCGGGATGGTGTGGCTCGAACACGCGGTCCGCGACTCCATCTCGCGCGTCGTTCTCGTCTACATCGTCATCTTCACCATCCCCGCGACGGGGCTGAACCACATCGTGGTCAGTTTCACCGATACGGTCTACCTGTTTTTCGCGGGGGAAGCGAGACTGCTCGCGGCACTCGTCGAGTTCCCCCTCCCGGTGCTCGTGGGGAACACGCTCGGCGGGGTGGTGTTGGTCACCCTGCTCAACTTCGGCCAGACGGAACACCGGTTCCCCACCGCCGAGGAACGCCGCCGCCTCGCCCCCAGAGAGTGGCTGTTCGAGCGTCACACCGGGCGCGTGGAGGACGCCGACTGA
- a CDS encoding ABC transporter substrate-binding protein, which produces MSRRRFLAGGAGVLGLGSLGGCLGSIQGDSREPVGFGVVAPLSGSLERIGTHCKRAVEQAVDDINDAGGVLDRPVELVAVDSGASVESAVSAYESMRDEGVVGFVGGVISDVSIALAPKAAEDGLMEVSPASTSPALTGAGVNGDRTFFGRTVPSDLLQSVVMAKVFDDARYADADRVSFVYIDNSYGSGLTEALRENVSASVVAEVPYDPAADDFAPVVEEAFADDPDAVGYISVPGQEKEVLDAYAASDHEAPWVFSSGLVPDSIPSFYDGFYSASLSSVRTNGYLSLTKKLSELDPIAPYAVNGYDALVLMAAAAERAGEASGEAISESIREVSGGTGHTFSVGEFDRARTLLSSDREVNYQGAASDVDLNDHLEPLSPYVVERVVDGGVRQLELLQKGYFGGESR; this is translated from the coding sequence GTGTCACGCCGACGCTTCCTCGCGGGGGGTGCCGGCGTTCTCGGGCTCGGTTCGCTCGGGGGCTGTCTCGGTTCGATTCAGGGGGACAGCCGGGAGCCGGTCGGGTTCGGGGTCGTCGCACCGCTTTCCGGGTCGCTCGAACGTATCGGGACTCACTGCAAGCGCGCAGTCGAACAGGCCGTAGACGACATCAACGACGCCGGGGGCGTCCTCGACCGGCCGGTCGAACTCGTCGCCGTGGACAGCGGTGCGAGCGTCGAGAGCGCCGTCTCGGCGTACGAGTCGATGCGCGACGAGGGCGTCGTCGGATTCGTCGGCGGCGTCATAAGCGACGTGTCGATAGCGCTCGCGCCGAAAGCCGCGGAGGACGGTCTCATGGAGGTCAGCCCCGCGAGCACCAGCCCCGCGTTGACCGGGGCCGGTGTGAACGGCGACCGGACCTTCTTCGGTCGGACCGTCCCGAGCGACCTGCTCCAATCTGTCGTCATGGCGAAAGTGTTCGACGACGCGCGGTACGCGGACGCCGACCGGGTTTCGTTCGTCTACATCGACAACTCCTACGGGTCGGGACTGACGGAGGCGCTTCGCGAGAACGTCTCCGCGTCCGTCGTCGCCGAAGTTCCCTACGACCCGGCCGCCGACGACTTCGCTCCCGTCGTCGAGGAGGCGTTCGCTGACGACCCCGACGCGGTCGGATACATCAGCGTACCCGGACAGGAGAAGGAGGTCCTCGACGCCTACGCGGCGTCCGACCACGAGGCCCCGTGGGTGTTCTCCTCGGGCCTCGTCCCGGACAGCATCCCCTCGTTCTACGACGGGTTCTACAGCGCGTCACTGTCGTCGGTTCGGACGAACGGCTACCTCAGCCTGACGAAGAAGCTCTCGGAACTCGACCCCATCGCGCCGTACGCCGTCAACGGTTACGACGCGCTCGTTTTGATGGCCGCCGCGGCGGAACGCGCGGGCGAGGCCAGCGGCGAGGCCATCTCGGAGTCGATTCGCGAGGTGTCGGGCGGAACCGGGCACACCTTCTCGGTCGGCGAGTTCGACCGCGCCCGGACGCTTCTCTCCTCGGACCGCGAGGTCAACTATCAGGGCGCCGCGAGCGACGTGGACCTCAACGACCACCTCGAACCGCTCAGCCCATACGTCGTCGAACGGGTCGTAGACGGAGGAGTGAGACAGCTCGAACTCCTACAGAAGGGGTATTTCGGGGGTGAGAGCCGATGA
- the mutS gene encoding DNA mismatch repair protein MutS, whose protein sequence is MTSQGIVGEFLSLKSETDADILTMQCGDFYEFFADDAELVGEELDLKVSQKSSHGSSYPMAGVPLDDLTPYLKALVERGYRVAVADQFEDGSGGHYREVTRVVTPGTLLETTDADARYIASVVAGEAGPEEGVGLAFADVTTGQFFVTEAADADAAHSELYRFAPVEILPGPTVRSDDEFLRRLREETDASLSLFEAESFAPGRAKHAVREQFGRETLESVGLESELAVRAAGGVLRYVAETGAGVLQSMTRLQTYETRDHLELDATTQRNLELTETMHGEHSGTLVDAIDHTVTSPGGRLLREWVTRPRRDRAELGRRLDCVETLATEALARERVRDALDGAYDLERLAARAASGSAGASDLLAARDTLAVLPELAEAIEGSRLADSPLAEVVARPDREAAVDVRSELDAALSEDPPKTVTQGGLFERGYDDELDELIDRHESAKEWIDGLAEREKRRHGLSHVTVDRNKTDGYYIQVGKSVADRVPEHYREIKTLKNSKRFVTEELEEKERTILRLEETRGDLEYDLFCELRERVAARAELLQDVGRALAEVDALVSLAVHAAGNDWTRPTLEPSGPIRIDAGRHPVVERTTEFVPNDLRMGGAATAASPERASGRADEERDFLIVTGPNMSGKSTYMRQVALIVLLAQVGSFVPASAAEIGIVDGIYTRVGALDELAQGRSTFMVEMQELSNILHSATEDSLVILDEVGRGTATYDGISIAWAATEYLHNEVRAKTLFATHYHELTSLADHLERVANVHVAAEERDGDVTFLRTVEDGPTDRSYGIHVAELAGVPEPVVGRADDVLAKLREEKAIEAKGGDGRGDAVQAVFDLSSGQFAATNGDRETHAPSERGSGGGPASGAEESNAAAAEHGERTMDPEMEQILDELESTDVNQRSPLELMQRVQEWQERLGGDAR, encoded by the coding sequence ATGACTTCGCAGGGAATCGTCGGGGAGTTTCTCTCTTTGAAGTCCGAGACGGACGCGGACATCCTGACGATGCAGTGCGGCGACTTCTACGAGTTCTTCGCCGACGACGCCGAGTTGGTGGGCGAGGAACTCGACCTGAAAGTGTCACAGAAGTCCTCCCACGGGTCGTCGTACCCGATGGCGGGGGTCCCTCTCGACGACCTCACACCGTATCTGAAAGCGCTGGTCGAACGCGGCTACCGCGTCGCCGTCGCAGACCAGTTCGAAGACGGAAGCGGCGGCCACTACCGCGAGGTGACGCGCGTCGTCACCCCCGGAACGCTACTGGAGACGACGGACGCCGACGCGCGGTACATCGCCTCCGTGGTGGCCGGAGAGGCCGGCCCGGAGGAGGGTGTCGGCCTCGCGTTCGCCGACGTGACCACCGGGCAGTTCTTCGTGACGGAGGCGGCGGACGCCGACGCCGCCCACTCGGAGTTGTACCGGTTCGCGCCCGTCGAGATACTGCCGGGACCGACGGTTCGGAGCGACGACGAGTTCCTCCGACGCCTGCGGGAGGAGACGGACGCCTCTCTGTCGCTGTTCGAGGCGGAGTCGTTCGCGCCGGGGCGGGCGAAACACGCCGTCCGCGAGCAGTTCGGCCGAGAGACGCTCGAAAGCGTCGGCTTGGAGTCCGAACTCGCGGTTCGGGCCGCGGGCGGCGTCCTCCGGTACGTAGCGGAGACGGGCGCGGGCGTCCTTCAGTCGATGACGCGCCTGCAGACGTACGAGACGCGCGACCACCTCGAACTCGACGCGACGACCCAGCGAAACCTCGAACTGACGGAGACGATGCACGGCGAGCATTCGGGAACGCTCGTGGACGCGATCGACCACACCGTGACGAGTCCGGGCGGACGCCTCCTTCGAGAGTGGGTGACGCGCCCCCGCCGCGACAGGGCGGAACTCGGCCGTCGCCTCGACTGCGTGGAGACGCTCGCCACCGAGGCGTTGGCGCGGGAACGCGTCCGCGACGCCCTCGACGGGGCGTACGACCTCGAACGACTCGCCGCCCGCGCGGCGTCCGGGAGCGCCGGCGCGTCTGACCTGTTGGCGGCCCGCGACACCCTCGCGGTCCTGCCGGAACTCGCGGAGGCGATAGAGGGGAGTCGCCTCGCCGACTCGCCTCTCGCGGAGGTGGTGGCTCGCCCGGACCGGGAGGCGGCCGTCGACGTGCGCTCCGAACTCGACGCCGCACTCTCGGAGGACCCGCCGAAGACGGTGACGCAGGGCGGTCTGTTCGAGCGCGGGTACGACGACGAACTCGACGAACTCATCGACCGCCACGAGTCCGCAAAAGAGTGGATAGACGGCCTCGCGGAACGCGAGAAGCGTCGGCACGGCCTCTCGCACGTGACGGTCGACCGGAACAAGACCGACGGCTACTACATCCAAGTCGGCAAGTCCGTCGCCGACCGGGTGCCGGAACACTACCGCGAGATAAAGACGCTGAAAAACTCGAAACGGTTCGTCACCGAGGAGTTAGAGGAGAAAGAGCGGACGATACTCCGCCTCGAAGAGACGCGCGGCGACTTGGAGTACGACCTCTTCTGCGAGTTGCGCGAACGTGTCGCCGCCCGCGCGGAACTCCTCCAAGACGTGGGGCGGGCGCTGGCTGAGGTGGACGCGCTTGTGTCCTTGGCCGTCCACGCCGCCGGAAACGACTGGACGCGACCGACCCTCGAACCGTCCGGTCCGATTCGCATCGACGCCGGACGCCACCCCGTCGTCGAACGGACCACCGAGTTCGTCCCGAACGACCTGCGGATGGGCGGGGCGGCTACCGCCGCCAGTCCAGAGCGCGCCAGCGGGCGCGCGGACGAGGAACGCGACTTTCTCATCGTCACCGGGCCGAACATGTCGGGGAAGTCCACGTACATGCGACAGGTGGCGCTCATCGTCCTGTTGGCGCAAGTCGGAAGCTTCGTCCCCGCCAGCGCCGCCGAAATCGGCATCGTGGACGGCATCTACACCCGAGTCGGCGCGCTGGACGAACTCGCGCAGGGTCGCTCGACGTTCATGGTGGAGATGCAGGAGTTGTCGAACATCCTCCACTCGGCGACTGAGGATTCGCTCGTCATCTTGGACGAAGTCGGGCGCGGGACGGCGACGTACGACGGCATCTCCATCGCGTGGGCGGCAACGGAGTATCTCCACAACGAGGTTCGAGCCAAAACCTTGTTCGCCACACACTACCATGAACTTACATCACTGGCCGACCATCTCGAACGCGTGGCGAACGTCCACGTGGCCGCCGAGGAACGCGACGGAGACGTGACGTTCCTGCGGACGGTCGAAGACGGTCCGACCGACCGCTCGTACGGGATTCACGTCGCCGAACTCGCGGGCGTCCCGGAACCGGTCGTGGGGCGCGCAGACGATGTGTTGGCGAAGTTGCGCGAGGAGAAAGCGATAGAGGCGAAAGGCGGCGACGGCCGGGGAGACGCCGTGCAGGCCGTCTTCGACCTCTCGTCGGGGCAGTTCGCCGCGACGAACGGCGACAGAGAGACGCACGCCCCGTCGGAGCGCGGTTCCGGCGGCGGCCCGGCGTCCGGTGCGGAGGAGTCGAACGCCGCGGCGGCGGAACACGGAGAACGAACCATGGACCCCGAGATGGAGCAGATACTCGACGAACTCGAATCGACAGACGTGAATCAGCGCTCGCCGCTCGAACTGATGCAACGGGTACAGGAGTGGCAGGAGAGACTCGGCGGTGACGCGCGATGA